In one Silene latifolia isolate original U9 population chromosome 10, ASM4854445v1, whole genome shotgun sequence genomic region, the following are encoded:
- the LOC141607259 gene encoding uncharacterized protein LOC141607259 produces the protein MDKIINAELPDKAEDPTGFEAVVQFMLHGSCREVNTSCPCMIAGKCSKYYPRDFCPYTSVSYDGYPVYRRRKDGREAEKNKHTLDNRSVVPHNLDQLVKYQAHLNVEWCNKHRSVKYLFKYMSKGLDMAHASVQEVRRNVNNGNMNAQPVDEIETFLKCRYVSASEACWRMFAFEIQYKQPHVQHLTYHLETEQDVFFDDSEAPDDVLNRVGDAITTHTEWMTTNQKHEDACQLTYAEFPTKWVWDNNGKIWTRRQKGFKIGRIYFANPNSEESYYLRLLLNIVKRAKCFPDLRIVDKVVHPTYKSACNSLSLLDGDDEWHVALNETAS, from the coding sequence ATGGATAAAATCATTAACGCCGAATTACCGGATAAAGCTGAAGATCCAACCGGATTTGAGGCAGTGGTGCAATTCATGCTGCACGGCTCTTGTAGAGAAGTTAACACGAGTTGCCCCTGTATGATTGCTGGGAAGTGCTCAAAGTATTACCCGAGAGATTTTTGCCCTTACACATCTGTTAGTTATGATGGCTACCCTGTATATCGTCGAAGAAAAGATGGCAGAGAAGCTGAGAAGAATAAGCATACGCTTGATAACAGATCAGTGGTCCCTCACAACCTAGACCAATTAGTGAAATACCAAGCACACTTGAACGTGGAATGGTGTAACAAACACAGATCCGTCAAATATCTATTCAAGTATATGTCTAAAGGACTGGACATGGCCCATGCAAGTGTGCAAGAAGTCCGCCGAAATGTAAACAATGGAAATATGAATGCACAGCCAGTGGATGAAATTGAAACATTTCTTAAATGCAGATATGTCTCAGCATCTGAAGCGTGTTGGCGAATGTTTGCATTTGAGATCCAATATAAGCAACCACATGTCCAGCACTTGACGTATCACTTAGAAACCGAGCAAGAtgtcttctttgatgattcagaGGCGCCTGATGACGTCCTAAATAGAGTGGGAGATGCAATAACCACTCATACCGAGTGGATGACTACTAACCAAAAACACGAGGATGCATGCCAGTTAACATACGCTGAATTCCCGACTAAATGGGTTTGGGACAATAACGGAAAAATATGGACAAGACGGCAGAAGGGATTCAAAATCGGAAGGATATACTTTGCTAATCCAAATTCCGAAGAGTCGTATTACTTACGGCTACTACTGAACATCGTGAAGAGGGCAAAATGCTTTCCAGATCTTCGCATTGTTGATAAAGTTgttcaccctacatataaatcagCTTGCAATTCTCTTAGCCTATTAGACGGAGATGATGAATGGCATGTTGCCTTGAATGAAACAGCCAGCTAG
- the LOC141607260 gene encoding uncharacterized protein LOC141607260: MVHRHAFEAVDKAFRDIMQLDGPEAKEKIFGGKTVVLGGDFRRILLVIPGKGRADVVDDSISKPAQIWPHCVVLKLQNNMRLMKDKENNEVEELEDFAKWVLDIGDGNIPANSKEGEDEKTWIRIPRDLLLTTTNDPIGTVVNSIYPGLLNNYTNPNYLQGRAILAPKNELVDEINGSILRLIPCDEVIAKSADRIYPLINGRNMENLYPTEFLNSLWFQGLPNHEIHLKVGCPIILMRNINQAAGMCNVTRLIVVRIRSRTLEAKVIMGTNVGILVAIPRIEMTPTETKWPFTIKRRQFPIRVCFAMTINKSQGQTFEQIGVYLPEPVFSHGQLYIAVSRVTFRKVLKICIPQKDLDMSEEETKNVVYTEIFDEL; the protein is encoded by the coding sequence ATGGTACACCGTCATGCTTTTGAGGCCGTTGACAAAGCCTTTCGTGATATCATGCAACTAGATGGCCCCGAGGCAAAGGAAAAAATCTTTGGAGGTAAAACCGTTGTGCTAGGTGGAGATTTTAGACGAATACTCCTAGTCATTCCAGGGAAGGGACGGGCAGACGTCGTGGATGATTCAATAAGCAAACCAGCACAGATATGGCCACATTGTGTGGTCCTTAAGCTGCAAAATAATATGAGACTTATGAAAGACAAAGAAAATAATGAGGTTGAAGAATTGGAAGATTTTGCAAAATGGGTTCTTGATATTGGCGACGGTAATATCCCGGCAAATTCAAAGGAAGGGGAGGACGAGAAAACATGGATTAGAATACCAAGAGATCTGTTACTAACGACTACAAATGATCCCATCGGCACAGTCGTCAATTCAATTTACCCTGGACTCCTTAACAACTACACGAACCCCAATTATTTGCAAGGTAGAGCAATTTTGGCTCCCAAAAACGAGTTGGTTGATGAGATTAACGGATCTATCCTCCGACTAATACCATGTGACGAGGTAATTGCAAAAAGTGCGGATAGAATTTATCCACTCATTAACGGAAGGAACATGGAGAATTTATACCCAACGGAATTTTTGAACTCCCTCTGGTTTCAAGGCTTACCAAACCACGAGATACATTTGAAGGTTGGATGCCCAATAATATTGATGAGGAATATAAACCAAGCTGCCGGCATGTGCAATGTAACTAGACTGATTGTTGTACGTATACGATCACGTACATTGGAGGCCAAAGTTATCATGGGGACTAATGTCGGTATATTGGTTGCAATTCCACGAATAGAAATGACTCCAACGGAAACTAAATGGCCATTCACAATAAAGAGGAGGCAGTTCCCTATTAGGGTTTGTTTCGCAATGACGATTAACAAAAGTCAAGGGCAGACATTTGAGCAAATAGGTGTTTATTTACCTGAACCTGTTTTCAGCCATGGACAACTGTATATTGCAGTATCACGAGTCACCTTTCGCAAGGTGTTGAAAATATGCATTCCACAAAAGGACTTGGACATGAGCGAGGAGGAAACCAAAAATGTCGTTTACACAGAAATATTTGATGAACTCTGA